In a single window of the Limnochorda sp. L945t genome:
- the ruvC gene encoding crossover junction endodeoxyribonuclease RuvC, producing the protein MSGSPAGPLVVAGIDPGLARTGYGVVAIQGRTGRLLASGTIVTRAHMPAHRRLLELYRQLQDVLAEWRPPLVVVERLFLGRNRTSAMAVGEARGVAMLAAAQAGARIVELTPQQVKLMMTGAGRGEKSQVGYMVRALLHVQAPLGPDEADALAVALCGAWMETEGTASGGSSARPAREEASGGP; encoded by the coding sequence TTGAGCGGGTCGCCGGCCGGCCCCCTGGTGGTCGCCGGCATCGACCCGGGGCTGGCCCGGACGGGCTACGGCGTCGTGGCGATCCAGGGGCGCACCGGCCGGCTCCTCGCCTCCGGCACCATCGTGACGAGGGCGCACATGCCGGCCCACCGCCGGCTGCTGGAACTGTACCGGCAGCTGCAGGACGTGCTGGCGGAGTGGCGGCCGCCGCTGGTGGTCGTCGAGCGCCTTTTCCTCGGGCGCAATCGCACGTCGGCCATGGCCGTCGGGGAGGCGCGGGGCGTTGCGATGCTGGCGGCAGCCCAGGCGGGCGCGCGGATCGTCGAGCTCACCCCGCAGCAGGTCAAGCTCATGATGACCGGAGCGGGCCGTGGGGAGAAGAGCCAGGTGGGGTACATGGTCCGGGCACTCTTGCACGTCCAGGCTCCGCTGGGCCCCGACGAGGCGGACGCGCTGGCGGTGGCCCTGTGCGGGGCGTGGATGGAGACAGAAGGGACGGCGTCAGGCGGCTCTTCCGCCCGGCCTGCCCGGGAGGAGGCGTCCGGCGGGCCATGA
- a CDS encoding YebC/PmpR family DNA-binding transcriptional regulator has translation MSGHSKWANIKHQKMKEDARRGQVFTKLARQIMVAARQGGPDPEHNFKLRLAIDKAREANMPGENIQRAIRKGSGAEAAEAYEEAIYEGYGPGGVAILVVAMTDNRNRTSGEMRYLFTRHGGSLAESGAVAWQFEPKGRLVVTGGPGGRLDEEQLILDTADAGGDDVRPNDEGEGYEVICTPAALHQVRERLAERGYTVREAALTMVPKTTVTVEGSDAERLLRLVDALENHDDVQEVHANFDIPDQVMEALQL, from the coding sequence GTGTCCGGACATTCCAAGTGGGCCAATATCAAGCATCAGAAGATGAAAGAGGACGCCCGCCGGGGTCAGGTGTTCACCAAGCTCGCTCGCCAGATCATGGTGGCGGCCCGGCAGGGAGGCCCCGATCCGGAGCACAACTTCAAACTGCGCCTGGCGATCGACAAGGCCCGGGAGGCCAACATGCCCGGCGAAAACATCCAGCGGGCCATCCGCAAGGGATCCGGCGCCGAGGCAGCCGAGGCGTACGAGGAGGCCATCTACGAGGGATACGGGCCCGGTGGCGTCGCCATCCTGGTCGTGGCGATGACGGACAACCGCAACCGCACGTCGGGGGAGATGCGCTATCTCTTCACGCGCCACGGCGGGAGCCTCGCCGAGAGCGGGGCGGTGGCCTGGCAGTTCGAGCCCAAGGGGCGGCTGGTGGTCACGGGCGGGCCCGGGGGAAGACTGGACGAGGAGCAGCTCATCCTGGACACCGCCGACGCGGGCGGCGACGACGTGCGCCCCAACGACGAGGGCGAGGGGTACGAGGTCATCTGCACCCCGGCGGCGCTTCACCAGGTGCGCGAGCGGCTCGCCGAGCGCGGCTACACGGTGCGGGAAGCGGCGCTCACCATGGTGCCCAAGACCACGGTGACCGTCGAGGGGTCTGACGCCGAGCGGCTGCTCAGGCTCGTGGACGCGCTGGAAAACCACGACGACGTGCAGGAAGTGCACGCCAACTTCGACATCCCCGACCAGGTGATGGAGGCCCTGCAGCTTTGA
- a CDS encoding magnesium transporter CorA family protein: protein MTTQVYLTRDGRLGRTDDLSARNSWVVLTAPAPEELERVERELDIPPDFLRAALDEEEQPRVEVDGQRVLVLLRGPVLRGDPAFPRYETLPLAVIVTPAHLVTVCLEPMEIVESLAQQGRVHTAKRTQFLMHVMYRTATLFLRYLRLIDRRSDELERSLQHAMKNVELIRLLELEKSLVYFSTSLRANQIVMDKLLRLHLKPGEGAVNGEQASAAVTTEPGVLRLYDEDREFLEDVITENRQALEMADVYSNILSSTMDAFASIIANNLNVVMKFLTSVTIVLAVPTIVASTFGMNVTLPLQDHPLAFWFVVGLTVVLSGGAAWWLGRRGMF from the coding sequence ATGACGACCCAGGTGTACCTGACCCGAGACGGCCGGCTCGGCCGGACCGACGACCTCTCCGCCCGCAACTCGTGGGTGGTGCTGACGGCGCCTGCGCCCGAGGAGCTCGAGCGGGTGGAGCGGGAGCTGGACATTCCGCCCGACTTCCTGCGGGCCGCCCTCGACGAAGAGGAGCAGCCGCGCGTGGAGGTGGACGGGCAGCGGGTGCTGGTACTCTTGCGTGGCCCCGTGTTGCGCGGCGACCCGGCGTTCCCTCGCTATGAGACCCTCCCCCTGGCCGTGATCGTCACCCCGGCCCATCTCGTCACGGTCTGCCTGGAGCCGATGGAGATCGTCGAGTCGCTCGCCCAGCAGGGCCGGGTGCATACGGCCAAGCGTACGCAGTTCCTGATGCACGTGATGTACAGGACGGCGACGCTCTTCCTGCGCTACCTGCGCCTCATCGACCGCCGGAGCGACGAGCTGGAGCGCTCGCTCCAGCACGCCATGAAAAACGTCGAGTTGATCCGGCTGCTCGAGCTCGAGAAGAGCCTGGTTTACTTCTCCACGTCCCTGCGGGCCAACCAGATCGTCATGGACAAGCTGCTTCGCCTGCACCTCAAGCCCGGTGAGGGAGCGGTCAACGGCGAGCAGGCGTCGGCGGCGGTGACGACGGAGCCGGGGGTCTTGCGGCTGTACGACGAGGACCGGGAGTTCCTCGAGGACGTCATCACCGAAAACCGCCAGGCGCTGGAGATGGCCGACGTTTACAGCAACATCCTGAGCAGCACCATGGACGCGTTCGCCTCGATCATCGCCAACAACCTCAACGTCGTGATGAAGTTCCTGACCTCGGTCACCATCGTGCTGGCCGTGCCGACCATCGTCGCCAGCACCTTCGGCATGAACGTGACGCTGCCGCTGCAGGATCATCCCCTTGCCTTCTGGTTCGTCGTCGGGCTCACGGTGGTGCTGAGCGGGGGCGCCGCGTGGTGGCTGGGGCGGCGCGGGATGTTTTGA
- a CDS encoding CDGSH iron-sulfur domain-containing protein, whose translation MASYTTEERNGHPRTTVKLEPGERVALCRCFQSKKFPLCDGTHRDVPGKGPVIVEAPGEPPAAKEG comes from the coding sequence GTGGCAAGCTACACGACCGAAGAGCGCAACGGGCACCCCCGCACGACGGTCAAGCTCGAGCCGGGCGAACGGGTGGCGCTGTGCCGGTGCTTCCAGTCCAAGAAATTCCCGCTTTGCGACGGCACCCACCGTGACGTCCCGGGCAAGGGCCCGGTCATCGTGGAGGCGCCAGGAGAGCCGCCGGCGGCCAAGGAGGGCTGA